A stretch of Maniola hyperantus chromosome 15, iAphHyp1.2, whole genome shotgun sequence DNA encodes these proteins:
- the LOC117988957 gene encoding transmembrane protein 47 isoform X4 gives MASTTMIETVTITRPLKVIALICGLLVVILMVLGLASADWLMAAGWRQGLFMHCIDPEAPTPLPFDITAQPGCYAARPAPYIKAAAGLCVATLAADVCGALLTGLGLRSADHRTKFRYYRFAVLAMALALMCILIALVIYPVCFAAELNLGNRSVWEFGWAYGVGWGAAIFLFGAVILLLCDKESEELYYKERKVVSGEGGGRP, from the exons GTGATCGCGTTGATTTGCGGCCTGCTGGTAGTGATCCTGATGGTGCTGGGGCTGGCGTCGGCCGACTGGCTGATGGCGGCGGGCTGGCGGCAGGGCCTGTTCATGCACTGCATCGACCCGGAGGCGCCCACGCCGCTGCCCTTCGATATCACCGCGCAGCCTGGATGCTACGCTGCGAGACCCGCGCCTTATATTAA GGCCGCAGCAGGTCTGTGCGTGGCGACGCTGGCGGCGGACGTGTGCGGCGCGCTGCTGACGGGGCTGGGGCTGCGCTCGGCCGACCACCGCACCAAGTTCCGCTACTACCGGTTCGCGGTGCTTGCCATGGCTCTTGCAC TGATGTGCATCCTTATAGCGCTAGTGATATACCCGGTGTGTTTCGCCGCAGAGTTAAATCTGG GCAACCGGTCGGTGTGGGAGTTCGGCTGGGCGTACGGCGTGGGCTGGGGCGCCGCCATCTTCCTGTTCGGCGCCGTCATCCTGCTGCTCTGTGACAAGGAGAGCGAGGAGCTCTACTACAAGGAGCGGAAA GTGGTGAGCGGCGAGGGCGGTGGGCGCCCCTAG
- the LOC117988957 gene encoding transmembrane protein 47 isoform X3, whose product MASTTMIETVTITRPLKVIALICGLLVVILMVLGLASADWLMAAGWRQGLFMHCIDPEAPTPLPFDITAQPGCYAARPAPYIKAAAGLCVATLAADVCGALLTGLGLRSADHRTKFRYYRFAVLAMALALMCILIALVIYPVCFAAELNLGTYGIGNRSVWEFGWAYGVGWGAAIFLFGAVILLLCDKESEELYYKERKVVSGEGGGRP is encoded by the exons GTGATCGCGTTGATTTGCGGCCTGCTGGTAGTGATCCTGATGGTGCTGGGGCTGGCGTCGGCCGACTGGCTGATGGCGGCGGGCTGGCGGCAGGGCCTGTTCATGCACTGCATCGACCCGGAGGCGCCCACGCCGCTGCCCTTCGATATCACCGCGCAGCCTGGATGCTACGCTGCGAGACCCGCGCCTTATATTAA GGCCGCAGCAGGTCTGTGCGTGGCGACGCTGGCGGCGGACGTGTGCGGCGCGCTGCTGACGGGGCTGGGGCTGCGCTCGGCCGACCACCGCACCAAGTTCCGCTACTACCGGTTCGCGGTGCTTGCCATGGCTCTTGCAC TGATGTGCATCCTTATAGCGCTAGTGATATACCCGGTGTGTTTCGCCGCAGAGTTAAATCTGGGTACGTATGGAATCG GCAACCGGTCGGTGTGGGAGTTCGGCTGGGCGTACGGCGTGGGCTGGGGCGCCGCCATCTTCCTGTTCGGCGCCGTCATCCTGCTGCTCTGTGACAAGGAGAGCGAGGAGCTCTACTACAAGGAGCGGAAA GTGGTGAGCGGCGAGGGCGGTGGGCGCCCCTAG